A window of the Polaribacter sp. HaHaR_3_91 genome harbors these coding sequences:
- a CDS encoding SusC/RagA family TonB-linked outer membrane protein, which translates to MNKLIYILIFIPSLLFAQQEKVINGKVMDAAFQMPIVGASVYASSAIIGNETNTKGVIQGTMLGTTTNFDGEFSLKVEADIKYILISYIGYETEKIDISNVTSNLTVVLKESAESLDEIIVTGYQKIEKRKITSAYAKVEMTDINQAGVSSVDQMLVGQLSGVAIQPISGAPGAPSKISIRGAATLNGSSDPLWVLDGIPLDGNDIPQDFRDKDNIDNLQSYPIAGLNPEDIESITVLKDASATSIYGARAANGVIVITSKNGKKGAMRINVNANVFVTQKPDFSKLNLMNSSEKVDFELLLASRPDLKYQQDRGGVARILNNYGEYNNFRDNGFASISSAAQNDINNLKNINTNWGDELYQMAVNQQYGVSISGGTENNDYYFSTGIFDETGATKGTGQKRFNITLKDNFNINDKLKVGVALFGSQTITSSYITGADAYTNPSNYSRNANPYLEIKDADGNYVYDPDLVERSDLNLNYNILEERENTNYELVASSLKAIFDAGYKVNEEIHFNTQLGLQLDFDKTEKYSGEESYYTRKYEQRSQYAASTGTSYYMPKGGIIQNWNADVFQYNWKTTANYNTSFNDVHELDVMLGTEFRRNKRTQIHTKGFGYNSNTLTSIAITDERSLTNSLFDPYQKTYSENAYASFFGTASYTYDQKYTAFTSLRYDGSNLFGVNPKYRYLPIWSFAGSWNVYKEDFMYDLDFVSDLKLRASYGVQGNIDKTTSPFVVGEYYTSSILPGVSEETIRALNAPNADLRWEKTVSSNIGLDLGLFNNKIYISGDYYARKSTDLIGLRSVPLESGYNFINTNWATVSNKGFELSINTTNIDTPNFKWTSGFNISHNKSIVDNIEIREEDFKPSLKGYSVNAIFAIKTAGLDSNGLPLFWKDGKKVSAVDFYNLEEGTNGNQLTREEHRNLYSYVGDGTPKFSGGFRNSFKHKQFDLRVLTNFNIKQTVKAAPSYNLALAQPGNNYNTDILKAGTGNYPALIGLTSPGFDTDLVYTWFNSSDDGQTYNDLDIWVKDISYIRVSSIKLSYAIPKEKLKKLKISSLNFNLEGRNLFVIGTDYNGFFDPETYGSLYAQPIPRIISAGFNLSF; encoded by the coding sequence ATGAATAAATTAATATACATATTAATTTTTATTCCGAGTTTACTTTTTGCTCAGCAAGAAAAAGTAATTAACGGAAAAGTTATGGATGCCGCCTTCCAAATGCCTATTGTTGGAGCATCGGTCTACGCGTCATCTGCAATAATAGGAAATGAAACGAATACCAAAGGAGTTATACAAGGTACCATGTTAGGTACTACCACAAATTTTGATGGTGAGTTTTCTTTAAAAGTGGAAGCAGACATTAAATACATTTTGATTTCTTATATCGGCTATGAAACAGAAAAAATAGATATTTCTAATGTAACTTCAAACCTAACAGTTGTTTTAAAGGAAAGTGCAGAAAGTTTAGATGAAATTATTGTTACGGGATATCAAAAAATTGAAAAACGTAAAATAACATCTGCTTACGCAAAAGTAGAAATGACAGATATTAATCAGGCAGGTGTTTCTAGTGTAGATCAAATGTTGGTTGGTCAATTATCGGGTGTTGCCATTCAACCAATAAGTGGTGCTCCAGGAGCTCCTTCAAAAATATCTATTAGAGGAGCCGCTACTTTAAATGGCTCTTCAGATCCATTATGGGTGTTAGATGGTATTCCGTTAGACGGAAATGATATTCCACAAGATTTTAGAGACAAAGACAATATCGATAATTTACAATCGTATCCAATTGCAGGTTTAAATCCAGAAGATATAGAAAGTATTACCGTTTTAAAAGATGCTTCTGCAACTTCTATTTACGGAGCAAGAGCTGCCAATGGGGTAATTGTTATCACCAGTAAAAATGGTAAAAAGGGTGCAATGCGTATCAATGTAAACGCGAATGTATTTGTAACTCAAAAACCAGATTTTAGTAAGTTGAATTTAATGAACTCTTCGGAAAAAGTAGATTTCGAATTACTATTGGCAAGTAGACCAGATTTAAAATATCAACAAGATAGAGGAGGAGTTGCTAGAATTTTAAATAATTATGGCGAGTATAATAATTTTAGAGATAATGGTTTTGCTAGTATTTCTAGTGCCGCTCAAAATGACATCAATAATTTAAAAAACATCAATACTAATTGGGGAGACGAGCTATATCAAATGGCAGTAAACCAACAATATGGTGTTAGTATTTCTGGAGGAACAGAGAATAATGATTACTATTTTTCTACAGGAATTTTTGATGAAACAGGAGCTACTAAAGGTACCGGTCAGAAACGATTTAATATTACGTTAAAAGATAATTTTAATATAAACGATAAATTAAAAGTAGGTGTGGCGTTGTTTGGTAGCCAAACAATAACATCATCTTATATTACTGGTGCAGATGCGTATACAAATCCGTCTAACTATTCTAGAAATGCCAATCCATATTTAGAAATAAAAGATGCAGATGGTAATTATGTTTATGATCCAGATTTGGTAGAAAGATCAGATTTAAATCTAAATTATAATATTTTAGAAGAACGAGAAAACACCAATTATGAGTTAGTAGCGAGTTCATTAAAAGCCATTTTTGACGCAGGTTATAAAGTAAATGAAGAGATTCATTTTAATACACAACTAGGGTTACAGTTAGATTTTGATAAGACGGAAAAATATAGTGGTGAAGAAAGTTACTATACTCGTAAATATGAGCAAAGATCTCAATATGCAGCATCTACAGGTACTTCGTATTATATGCCTAAAGGCGGAATTATTCAGAATTGGAATGCAGATGTTTTTCAATATAACTGGAAAACAACAGCGAATTACAACACTTCTTTTAACGATGTGCATGAATTAGATGTTATGTTGGGTACAGAATTTAGAAGAAATAAGAGAACCCAAATTCATACCAAAGGTTTTGGCTATAATAGCAATACTTTAACTTCTATTGCTATTACAGATGAACGTTCATTAACAAATTCTTTGTTTGATCCTTATCAAAAAACGTATAGTGAAAATGCGTATGCTTCTTTTTTCGGAACAGCTTCTTATACGTATGATCAAAAATATACCGCTTTTACGAGTTTAAGATATGATGGCTCTAACTTATTTGGAGTAAATCCTAAATATAGATACTTACCTATTTGGTCTTTTGCAGGTTCTTGGAATGTGTATAAAGAAGACTTTATGTATGATTTAGATTTTGTAAGCGATTTAAAACTAAGAGCATCGTACGGAGTACAAGGAAATATAGATAAAACAACATCACCTTTTGTAGTTGGAGAATATTATACATCTTCTATTTTACCAGGTGTTAGTGAAGAAACCATTAGAGCTTTAAATGCGCCTAATGCAGATTTAAGATGGGAAAAAACAGTATCATCAAACATTGGTTTGGATCTAGGCTTGTTTAATAATAAAATCTATATATCCGGAGATTATTATGCAAGAAAAAGTACCGATTTAATTGGTTTAAGATCTGTGCCTTTAGAGAGTGGCTATAATTTTATCAATACCAATTGGGCAACTGTAAGTAATAAAGGATTTGAACTTTCTATCAATACCACAAATATTGATACACCTAATTTTAAATGGACAAGTGGATTTAATATTTCTCACAATAAAAGTATTGTTGATAATATAGAAATTAGAGAAGAAGACTTTAAACCTTCCTTAAAAGGATATAGTGTAAATGCCATTTTTGCAATTAAAACAGCAGGTTTAGATAGCAACGGATTGCCTTTGTTTTGGAAAGATGGTAAAAAAGTGTCTGCAGTAGATTTTTATAATTTAGAAGAAGGCACAAATGGAAACCAATTAACAAGAGAAGAACATAGAAACTTATACTCTTATGTAGGCGATGGAACTCCTAAATTTAGCGGAGGATTTAGAAATAGTTTTAAACACAAACAGTTTGATTTACGTGTATTAACTAATTTTAATATTAAGCAAACCGTAAAAGCAGCACCAAGTTACAATCTTGCTTTAGCACAACCAGGAAACAATTACAATACAGATATTTTAAAAGCAGGTACAGGGAATTATCCAGCTTTAATAGGATTAACATCGCCTGGTTTCGATACCGATTTAGTGTACACTTGGTTTAACTCTTCAGATGATGGGCAAACTTATAACGATCTAGATATTTGGGTTAAAGATATTTCTTACATCCGCGTAAGCAGTATTAAACTTAGTTATGCCATACCAAAAGAGAAATTAAAAAAGTTAAAAATATCAAGTTTAAATTTCAATCTAGAAGGACGTAATTTATTTGTTATTGGTACAGATTACAACGGATTCTTTGATCCAGAAACCTATGGAAGTTTGTATGCACAACCGATTCCTAGAATTATTTCAGCAGGATTTAATCTTTCTTTTTAA
- a CDS encoding RagB/SusD family nutrient uptake outer membrane protein encodes MKKIIYSIFITLSFISCDKYLDIEPVGQVIPKSVEEYRSFLTSAYSITKESKVLTTYRTDELALSADALGVEQYEDLFIWNDVNPSLLTSVFPYASLYNTIFYTNHVINSEATIEGNQSDKEQLLGEAYALRAMQYFELINLYAKPYNKSTANTDAGVPITLEYDAEKEFLGQTVEDVYALILSDLTMAESLINIQKQEVGYNYRFSMIAVKAFKSRVYLYQQDWQKAIDLANEALAINTEIQNLNIDTSIMPSEYNAVESILALETVASFDLVNNTTISKTLIDSYNQTADVRFSLYFKENTDGSFSSNKSAETKFKVSYRTAELHLTIAECLAALNEDVLAKEKLISFAENRYTTDGFTAYKANVNSLNSNDLKAEILEERRREFAIEGQRWNDLRRTTQPKLTKVFNGVTYTLENNDDRYVIPFPNDATINNPNL; translated from the coding sequence ATGAAAAAAATAATATACAGCATCTTTATAACCTTAAGTTTTATCTCTTGTGATAAGTACTTAGATATAGAACCAGTAGGACAAGTTATACCTAAATCTGTAGAAGAATATAGAAGTTTTTTAACTTCTGCATATTCAATTACAAAAGAATCTAAAGTATTAACAACGTACAGAACTGATGAATTGGCTTTAAGTGCAGATGCATTGGGTGTAGAACAATATGAGGATCTTTTTATCTGGAATGATGTAAACCCAAGTCTTTTAACAAGTGTTTTTCCGTATGCAAGTTTATACAATACTATTTTTTATACCAATCACGTAATAAATAGTGAAGCAACTATTGAAGGAAATCAATCAGATAAAGAGCAATTGTTAGGAGAAGCGTATGCTTTAAGAGCAATGCAATACTTCGAGTTGATCAATTTATATGCGAAACCTTACAATAAATCAACAGCAAATACTGATGCTGGTGTGCCAATTACTTTAGAATATGATGCCGAAAAAGAGTTTTTAGGACAAACTGTTGAAGATGTGTATGCCTTAATTTTAAGCGATCTTACCATGGCAGAATCTCTAATTAATATCCAAAAACAAGAGGTCGGTTATAACTATAGATTTTCTATGATCGCTGTAAAAGCTTTTAAATCTAGAGTTTATTTATACCAACAAGATTGGCAGAAAGCGATTGATTTGGCAAATGAAGCTTTGGCAATCAATACAGAAATTCAAAATTTAAATATAGACACTTCTATAATGCCATCAGAATATAACGCTGTAGAATCTATTTTGGCATTAGAAACAGTTGCTTCTTTTGATCTGGTTAACAATACAACTATTTCTAAGACTTTAATTGATTCTTATAATCAAACAGCAGATGTCCGTTTTTCGCTTTATTTTAAAGAAAATACAGACGGAAGTTTTAGTTCTAATAAAAGTGCAGAAACTAAATTTAAGGTTTCTTATAGAACAGCAGAATTACATTTAACCATTGCAGAATGTTTGGCAGCATTAAATGAAGATGTTTTGGCAAAAGAGAAGTTAATATCATTTGCAGAAAATAGATATACAACCGATGGTTTTACTGCTTATAAAGCAAACGTAAATTCATTAAATAGTAACGACCTAAAAGCAGAAATCTTAGAAGAACGTAGAAGAGAATTTGCAATTGAAGGTCAAAGGTGGAATGATTTAAGAAGAACTACACAACCTAAATTAACCAAAGTTTTTAACGGAGTTACCTACACATTAGAGAATAATGACGACAGATATGTCATTCCTTTTCCTAATGATGCAACTATTAATAACCCTAATTTATAA
- a CDS encoding DUF5018 domain-containing protein — MKKIFSILSVFLALAITTVSCSSDDDAPILSSLATITDFTIAIDGVNADDIVYDLGTDIIVTVPFGTNLTAVVPTITVSENATISPNSGTEITFVDGEAKTFVVTAEDEVTTKNYTVTVNVRGEVGSGSQLETTVFTEDYVFFAASTTTTYEYDDNFGFVNKISIDEGFGASVFTLVYDDKNQVIEKTSDATSTVYSYENGQIVKGEYKEDDVLVYTYIYTYNTSGNLIKEERTNHEGDDALVDDITTFEYDANGNVIKTNRGTAQTNPSEATYDTKNNPFKGIYPAAYAAINVGFDAVNTNNPLTRDTADANVSYVYNTDDYPLESSYTNSEFGLTVLRTFTYYAN; from the coding sequence ATGAAGAAAATTTTTTCTATCCTTAGTGTTTTTTTAGCCTTAGCTATAACTACTGTTTCATGTTCTAGTGATGATGATGCTCCAATTTTATCGTCTTTGGCAACCATTACAGATTTTACAATTGCTATTGATGGCGTAAATGCTGATGATATTGTTTACGATTTAGGAACTGATATTATTGTAACTGTCCCTTTCGGAACAAATTTAACAGCAGTTGTACCTACTATTACAGTTTCAGAAAATGCAACTATCTCTCCAAATTCAGGTACAGAAATTACTTTTGTAGACGGAGAAGCAAAAACTTTTGTAGTAACTGCAGAAGATGAAGTAACTACTAAAAACTATACTGTAACCGTTAATGTTCGTGGTGAAGTTGGTAGTGGATCTCAATTAGAAACAACAGTTTTTACGGAAGATTATGTTTTTTTTGCAGCAAGCACAACTACTACTTATGAGTATGATGATAATTTTGGATTTGTAAATAAAATCTCTATAGATGAAGGATTCGGAGCTTCTGTTTTTACTTTAGTTTATGATGATAAAAACCAAGTTATTGAAAAAACAAGTGACGCAACAAGTACGGTTTATTCTTATGAAAATGGTCAAATTGTAAAAGGTGAATACAAAGAAGACGATGTGTTAGTTTATACTTATATCTATACCTATAATACATCTGGAAACTTAATTAAAGAAGAAAGAACAAATCATGAAGGTGATGATGCTTTAGTAGATGATATTACTACTTTTGAATATGACGCTAATGGTAATGTTATAAAAACGAACAGAGGAACAGCTCAAACAAATCCTTCTGAAGCAACTTATGACACAAAAAACAATCCTTTTAAAGGAATTTATCCAGCTGCATATGCTGCAATTAATGTTGGTTTTGATGCTGTAAATACAAACAATCCTCTTACTCGTGATACTGCAGATGCTAATGTTTCTTATGTATATAATACAGATGATTATCCTTTAGAATCTTCTTATACTAATAGTGAATTTGGCTTAACGGTACTTAGAACATTTACATATTACGCTAACTAA
- a CDS encoding YchJ family protein, translated as MKCPCNPSKLYVDCCKKAHQNIHTVATPEILMRSRYSAFVMANIDYLQKSHHSTTRPSNLEKKEILTWTKSVEWIKLDVLESTENTVEFKAYFYENGSLNLIHENSFFSKENDHWVYQSAL; from the coding sequence ATGAAATGTCCGTGTAATCCATCCAAATTATATGTTGATTGTTGTAAAAAAGCGCATCAAAATATACATACTGTAGCTACCCCAGAAATTTTAATGCGTTCAAGATATAGTGCATTTGTTATGGCTAATATTGATTACCTACAAAAAAGTCACCATAGTACAACTAGACCCTCTAACCTTGAAAAAAAGGAAATATTAACTTGGACAAAATCCGTAGAATGGATAAAACTAGATGTTTTAGAATCTACAGAAAATACGGTTGAATTTAAAGCATATTTTTACGAAAATGGATCTTTAAATCTGATACATGAAAATTCCTTTTTTTCAAAGGAAAATGATCATTGGGTATATCAGTCGGCATTGTAA